The proteins below come from a single Rosa rugosa chromosome 2, drRosRugo1.1, whole genome shotgun sequence genomic window:
- the LOC133728531 gene encoding DEK domain-containing chromatin-associated protein 4: MGDEDTVANGTETVANGISKPQETSEAVSEKKCEEKVGIKEMDEDKKSDEKDGVEKMDEDLEVNGSKDEKVKEEKEEPKVEEIEDKTGDQDKKGVENAEVGKMDEDRQANGSNGEKVEEETDPNEKEKTKENSEEKKEIEVEEKKIDETNEAEEKAEEKEKEKAEEAEGEKVEEKAEEMEEAKDEEMEEDKEEEKDEEMEEEKEEKKDEEKKEGREKEAKGAKGSKKRGQQSGEKTKSNEKKKKVLKKEPEPRTPAIDRPVRERKSVERLVASIEKDTTRDFQIEKGSGTALKDIPNVAFKLSRKKMDDTLKLLHTILFGGRRGKAVQVKSNISRFSGFVWHGNEDKQKSKVKEKMDKCNKEKLLEFCDLFDLPTAKATSKKEDIVAKLIDFLVAPHATTTVVLGEKEQSSKGQKRKRAAKGSSSTSGGSKRSGKSRRKNDDDSKLEDKSTPDTEDESEEEEKEEDDEKVEEEMEDVAQEKSEDEMPEHSDSEEKHDPSDDSEEEVEKKKPRSKSSSRKKESAGKAKTKKATISPKSTPPANKPKKSTPKRTPVDDDSDTSPKPSSRKKRTERVSKASTPTKSALKEKTGKKVAKGKDKTKEEKLRPSDDELRDAICEILKEVDFNTATFTDILKHLARQFDTDLSVRKSSIKVMIQEELTKLADEADEEDGDDAEKDEPQSAGEVEV; the protein is encoded by the exons ATGGGTGATGAAGACACGGTGGCTAATGGCACCGAAACAGTAGCAAACGGTATTAGCAAGCCGCAGGAAACCAGTGAAGCTGTGAGTGAGAAGAAATGTGAGGAGAAGGTGGGTATCAAAGAAATGGATGAAGATAAGAAAAGTGATGAGAAGGATGGAGTTGAGAAAATGGATGAAGATCTAGAGGTCAATGGAAGCAAAGATGAAAaagtgaaagaagaaaaagaggaacCCAAAGTTGAGGAGATTGAAGACAAAACTGGGGATCAAGATAAGAAAGGTGTTGAGAATGCTGAAGTTGGAAAAATGGATGAAGACAGACAGGCAAATGGAAGTAATGGTGAAAAAGTGGAAGAAGAAACTGATCCAAATGAAAAAGAGAAGACCAAAGAAAACtctgaagaaaagaaggaaattgaagtggaagaaaagaaaattgatgAGACTAATGAAGCGGAAGAGAAGgcagaagagaaggaaaaagagaaggCAGAAGAGGCGGAAGGAGAGAAGGTAGAAGAGAAGGCAGAAGAGATGGAAGAAGCAAAGGACGAGGAGATGGAAGAAGAtaaggaagaagagaaggacgaggagatggaagaagagaaggaagagaagaaggacGAGGAGAAGAAAGAAGGGAGAGAAAAAGAGGCTAAGGGGGCTAAAGGATCAAAAAAGCGTGGACAACAGAGTGGAGAGAAAACTAAAAGtaatgagaagaagaaaaaagtgttAAAAAAGGAGCCGGAGCCAAGGACTCCTGCTATTGATCGTCCTGTACGTGAGCGGAAATCAGTTGAAAGGCTGGTGGCATCTATAGAAAAAGATACTACCAGGGACTTCCAAATAGAGAAG GGAAGTGGTACAGCACTGAAAGACATACCCAATG TGGCCTTCAAGTTATCAAGGAAGAAAATGGATGATACCCTCAAACTACTTCATACAATTCTTTTTGGGGGAAGGAGAGGAAAG GCAGTTCAGGTCAAGAGTAACATATCCAGGTTTTCTGGTTTTGTGTGGCATGGAAATGAG GACAAGCAAAAGagtaaagtaaaagaaaaaatggacAAGTGTAATAAAGAGAAGTTACTGGAATTTTGTGATCTGTTCGACTTACCAACCGCCAAAGCTACTTCTAAGAAG GAGGATATAGTTGCGAAGCTGATAGACTTTTTGGTTGCACCTCATGCGACCACTACTGTGGTACTTGGAGAAAAAGAGCAG TCGAGTAAGGGCCAAAAGCGCAAGAGGGCAGCTAAAGGCAGTTCATCAACATCTGGGGGCTCAAAGCGGTCAGGAAAG AGTCGTAGGAAGAATGATGATGATTCAAAATTGGAGGATAAGAGTACACCAGATACAGAAGACGAGtcggaggaagaggagaaagaagaagacgatGAAAAGGTAGAGGAGGAAATGGAAGATGTAGCTCAAGAAAAGTCTGAGGATGAGATGCCTGAGCATTCAGATAGTGAGGAGAAACATGATCCTTCAGATGATTCTGAAGAAGAAGTGGAAAAAAAGAAGCCACGTTCAAAATCATCATCCAGAAAGAAGGAATCTGCTGGAAAAGCTAAAACTAAAAAAGCTACAATTTCTCCTAAATCTACTCCACCAGCTAATAAACCAAAGAAGTCAACACCAAAACGCACTCCAGTTGATGATGACAGTGACACGAGTCCAAAGCCATCCTCAAGGAAGAAGAGAACTGAGCGAGTGTCAAAAGCCTCAACTCCAACAAAATCTGCCTTGAAAGAAAAAACTG GGAAAAAAGTTGCTAAAGGGAAGGACAAGACCAAGGAGGAAAAATTGAGGCCAAGTGATGATGAGTTGAGAGATGCAATATGTGAGATTCTCAAAGAAGTTGACTTCAATACG GCTACTTTCACCGACATTCTGAAGCATCTTG CTCGGCAATTTGATACTGATCTCAGCGTGAGAAAGTCATCTATAAAGGTAATGATCCAGGAAGAGCTTACCAAATTAGCTGATGAGGCGGACGAGGAAGATGGAGATGATGCAGAGAAAGATGAACCCCAGTCTGCTGGGGAGGTGGAAGTTTGA